DNA from Danaus plexippus chromosome 6, MEX_DaPlex, whole genome shotgun sequence:
TTTCCCATAAGTGCACTATCTTTCCTGGATCACCACTTCGCTGTTTTGAAATTGAACGATGGTGAAACGGAGTCAAACAGATTTACTCCtgtcaaatgaaactaatatttttcggattatacaacgcgtattttattattttaaaaactacatacaacacactcccgacgtttcggttactttgcagcaaccgtgatcgcgggCAGACAAGATGTGAAAACTGCTGTTATTTCGATAATTAGTTAGATAGCTACTTCGGTATTAAAACATAAGTCATTATGTCAAAAATCGTATGTTGAATAAAggtcattatattaaaaatattttaaagttttaagtcaaaataatgttatgtaggcaaaattttactatataatctAGATATAGGAGATGactttaaaatcaatacataCGTTTTTTTCGATAAATGAcctaaaaaaatgtgtattacaatttaatataatttatgtgtcAAGTCTTATAGCGTTTAGGTAGTTTTTTTCCTTCTTACCATTATATAAATCAAGGACAGTTTTTTCTGTCGATAAATTTTTCTAGTTGAAAATCGAAACAGTTGAAAACAatcaacttaaataataataaatgtctgtaacgtttaagaaaaactatgaaataatttattttataaattaaaatatactaacaaTTAAGTCGTCAATgtatttgttgaaatattttcgacCATGTCAAACACGTTTCCATtcaatcttattataatatagatgtatttataaatactgttaCTACGTTTTGTTCGAATTACGGTTCGAATTTTAGCTCCTGCATGTAATAATGCTTTAAATAGTACAACCTGTTTAATCTTTGTCCAAAGTCCGCTACGTTCAGTGACTAGTTATAGCCGTGTTATGATTAACATGGAACAAACAATGGTACTTACGAATGTACTAATGCCAGGAGGGCGATAAAAGTTGCCTCTTTGATCGCCATGTTGTCGTGCAGCGTCGCGGCCTCACAGTACCACACTGTTTGTATCAGCTAATCTCTTCTTTTTATGTGTACAACATTCAACATCCAGCTAACGGTAATCTTGAGTACCTGGTGGatatgtcattttataaagataaatttatgagaagatgagatctaagactttcgctagtattcatttaaatgatactattatttttcggattactacgcgtgttttattattttagacttAGACTGTACTCGTACACTTATTAGACTTTTGTCTATTTTTATGTagttaattaaacttatagcAAAAGTTCTATATTTTAgtcagaaaacatttttttaatgttaaatagaataaaaaaataatatcctgTTAATCCCCtaccaattattattaattaattgatttatgatcttttattttttttgtattttacggCTATATACCTTGTTTTAGACTCGTTTTGTGCAGATTAAATTtcgaaatcatttttttttcttttatgttaatatttttttctgggatcaattttcttgtaattataataataattggttTGGCTTAAAAGCATACATTGAAAGGTATACACTATACATTCAAGCCATGTAGAAAATTAGAACTCAGTTATTGGTAACAATAATTACGGGATTTTCTTTCAGATTCATACAAAAgattttccttttatattttctacttatcatttatagcttatcaataaaataatttccacGTCCACAGGGGTCTTAAGCCTATATTttgtagataatttttaagatgagatattatttttatcttatccACAGTTACTAAGtgttttcctttttaaataagaactaTTTTGGTTGTTATATGAAGACtgaacattttgttatttagataaattttcCAAATACAAGAAGaacttattgttttaaatttaacgcgtttttatatatagagttTCCTCCCGGTGTTTACCTTGTTTATATACTtgactatatttaattttataatattagaatagctcaatatcataatattgacATCAAGAGTcactatgaaattaaaattaagtgcCGTTATTAACTAGCGACTGTTAGACCAAAATGTACCTAATCGTGTAAATACTAGgtgaataaagtttatttttgtctaattGTATAAATGCTAActctatttttgataaaaaaaggaaataaatgaattaagtgagtacattaaacatatttaatagacTAAGAGCCATTGATTTTCAGACTAGAGTTATGTTACgaattatgttataacataTTGACGACGAGTATAATATAGTAgtagaaatagattttaacgCTGGGCCGATGGTATCTTTTAAGGACCTTAGATTGTGCAATCTTAAGTATCTGTTGTATGATTTGTGccaactaatttaaataaaaacaatgagtATGATTTTACAGTTTAATAGCATCGACTATACccaatattctataatttaatgagttTCTTGATTAGCAATCAAACTTAGTAAAGATGACCTTAGCAAATACTGATCTCGCTAAATAGTTTATCCGGCCCTAGGtttgtaaagtaatatttctgtttttcgACTTCTGGACTCGGCAAAGTAATTAACTACAGCCATACGAAATTCCAATaactttgaataataaaatttgcacATGGTGCGAAAAAGGTGGTCGCTGGCTCTGAGTCCGCCATTATTATATGCTACTTTCACTTAATTTATCAggattataaatagtataaatattttaatatttttttctaatgttaCTAGCCTACCCTCTCATTTTATAACCGCAATTActcaaatgattttatatttgggCAGCTCTACTGAATTTTCGACAAGATAATTAcagatattgatattataaacaatatgtcattactttttttttattatttctttactcgcactggaatcgtggaatattttgccaatgtcaacgtttttatttgctgtacgaattataatcttgagaaCCTACAGTTTACGAAtctcattacttttatttctgtattcaactagttatagtttttaaatattttttaatgaatatactggaaactttaaacaaaaatctatttaaaaatgttgccTAACCTCGATGGATGATggtgacaaaataataaaaaaaatttactcacGCGTCATGTCTCATCGAGTAGACCCTGCATAACACACAGATAGTCCACGGAGGTAGCCAGTGAGTGAGTTAGTAGAATTCCCCTAGTGAGCACGTCCCTGACCTTCCACACGTCAGTAGCGTTATAGTTCTGGCGCAATAAGGACGCTACTCTTCTAAATATTGACATCGGGTGAAACCTCCACGGTTGATCGAACCACCAActgacaacatttttttattaccaaaacTTTTAGGGTCAAAATAATTGACTACCAAAAAATATCACTTGCACTGTATTTTATCAAGatcaagaatattaatttgaaaattgatatcacttaataataataatttacctgAAAAATAGGCTTTCGCACGTGAAATAAGTGAAGGCTATAACAAAGAGTGGGTATAGGAGTGGCAACAATATTAGAAGGCAGAGAATCAGAGATCCGATTAGTTTTAGAAAGGTTGGAAAACCAGCGCCATATCGCCACAGTGAATGGATATCTCCTGCGAATTGCACCACTAATAGTCGAGCCTTTTCCAATCTACTCGCTGAACGGAACTGTACATTTtcgataattttgtttaaacaaaatagttaAGAGACCATTACTTCGGTGTATCAAGTTCTTACCTTGGCCATCATCACTTTATTTGATCGGCGATATGGTTTCAtgctataattttctatttaagcggttctacaatttatttatttctttggtcattttaatttggttttggttggttgatatttaaatttatattcagtacATTGTTGCGTCATGTAGGAAATTATGTCAAAGTGATTTGATTGTCACacctgatatattttttaaacgtacTAAACTCTAGCTATTGCGGATTATTTAGAACCAAGAATAAAATAGCTTTGcagttcaataaaaacaaaaaaaaaaactattttatcgAATTAAAGTATTTGGACAGACCTGATAGTTTCTTGGCTTCATACGAATAAAGCGACTATCGACAATGAATCGAATTGgggaacaaaataaatatttcgttttcctaaaatatgtatatttgtgcAAGTAAAGACAGGTTTCAAATATCTCATACGGCTTTGAATTGGGAGGAATATCAACGTATCCTTGTATGACATCCATTATAGGTCAAAGAGTTATCTGCGAtcctcattaaataataaccgCATTTGTGGAACCTTCAACTTAAATTTATCTGTGATTAGCTAAAAATAGTCTTTGTTATAACTTCTCTTCAATGTTTAATTTGTcgaattattcttaatatttttacaactaCCCCAAATATCATGctgagataaaaatatagacaatTATACCAATAATTCTATGGGCTGTGATTcgttctttaataaaatctataatttgGTAATGTgacaaataacttaatttatttttttgatacaattatattgattacaaGGGTAAAGGTCTTCGTCTTATCGTAAAAGAGTTAATAATATTGCATAGACGGCTTGTATATCACCAGTAGTAAGGTGATTATCACGTATTTTTGACTTACTCGAGTGCTTCACATAATATGTtgttaattcttttattatgttctataatatttttgattatccTATTGGATTGGTTACACAAAGATGAAGGATTCGAAAAGATTCATGGTCCGaaatgtgtatttatattgGGGAATTCTTTAGACATTCTAAAGGATTCaggtaagaaaaaatatattttattggataacgtgtattagttataatgtttaatttctattgttttattaatgtgcATGAATCCgtttcagttaaaatattttatcagttcCGAAAATTAGCACATAACTATAAGAActgctttaaattaaagatttttacgaaaaaaatcCTCATGGTTTATAATCCGCAAGACGTCGaagtaagtttttattttcaaagctttattaatgatatatccTTATTTAATGtgcacttataaataaatttatatatatgttcattcAACAGATCCTTTTAAGTGGAAAAAAACACAGTAGCAAAGGtttcctttataattttcttcgaCCCTGGTTGAAAGATGGCCTGTTGTTAAGTGACGGTGAGATGTCTTTTATCTCGTAAGGTTATTCCAAAAACTGTtcttgttaacatttttatattttattttaggaatAAAATGGCATTCACGGAGAAAAATTCTTACACCTACTTTCCATTTCAACATTCTACGTCACTTTAACTCGGTTCTGTTAGAGAAGGTGCAAGCATTTGTTGAACGTCTAAATTCTGAAGTTGGTAGTTCAGCTACGGAAATTTTTCCTCTAATAACGgagttttctttaaattctatttgtgGTATGTCTTACAATTTATCCTATTCTGATgacaacaaaaaatcatttaatggCTTTTACTATaccaaagttttttttttctaaatgttacaaaatattggtAGAGGTTttgtgacaaaaatattatttttgatatctgcggaatttaagatttaatttaagtaatacgAAATGTAGATGTAATTAATACAGTTCCGAATGctcattaacaaatatttttagaaactgCAATGGGTACAGCATTGGAAGACGAGAAATGTGATATGgggcaaaaatataaagattcaaTTCATACCTTGGgaacatatgtattttcaagAAGTACGAAATTCTGGATATACCctgactttatatttaatctctCACCACTTGGAATGAATCAGAAAAAAGTTCTAGAAGTTATAAGTCAGTTTCGTAATAACGTGATAGCAAAGCGCAAGTTGGACACAAATGTAAGACAAATAGAAGATGATGATTGTgatgatgaatattttattagtaaaaaacaGAGGCTAGCTATGTTGGATCTGTTATTACAAGCTGAGAAAGAAGGACATATAGACTCTGATGGCATTAGTGAAGAAGTGGATACATTTATGTTTGAAGTGAgacaaatacaatttaatttcatcattCAGCTTAAGCCTATATTTGTTATGAGTTTTTTGTCGATTTTTAGGGTCATGATACTGTAGCAACGGGTCTTCAGTACATCTTCATGTTATTGGCTAATCACGAGGATATACAGGTAGATTATCATTGAATGGCAGTgcggtttatatttaattattgcggtttatatttaatacttcttgaaattattttcaggACAAAGTTTTCTTGGAATGTGAAGAAATACTGTCGAGAAATAATGGACGACCTTCAATCAATGATATGGCACAAATGAAATTTTTGGAGGCCTGCATAAAAGAAGCCTTAAGACTCTACCCACCAGTATATTTCATAAGTCGTATAGGGGACGAACCAATAGAACTAagtgaggttttttttttaatagttactacgagtgtttaaaatatgactaGTTagtcaatgtttttttttttttgaaactaCCAGGCAATGGACACACATGCCCAGCTGGAAcagactttaatattttaatttatgaactGCATAGACAAGCGGATCAGTTCGTGGAACCTTACAAATTTTTACCAGAACGATTTCTAAAGGAACCCACATGGCATCCATTTTCGTATTTGCCTTTTAGTGCTGGTCCACGAAATTGTATCggtaaggttttttttttaaagacaggaaGTTCtacattattactatttttggAAACAGAGTGAGCAATTTGAatgatattaaagatttttatataaagcgcTCGCAATTGATAAGTCACCTAAAAATTTTTCAGAATATGTTTCAAtgagttaaaagtaaaattaaattttgtgaatatttaattagatgATGCCtcaaattaatcaattttgtGTTCgtgaataaacataaattagtcgcttttggatttaaaaattttttttatctttgaatattatttaaaatatttgaattatttttgttttcgtaaACAGGACAAAAGTTTGCGATGATGGAGATGAAACTGCTTCTGTCAAAAGTCTTGACAGAATACCGTCTGCTGCCGGTCACTAAACCgcaagatattatattttatgctgACATACTGCTTCGTTCTAACCaagtaaaagttaaaatcgaaaagagaaaaaaataatttaaagtatggAATCAGATTCCTTGGTATAACTACAATGACCGGagctttttgtaatatttcgaaaaattaaaagacatGTAAAATtgactattaataataataataatgtttggattattgacaatttatttaaattaataaaatatttcaagcatGTAATGTCCAGGCTCACGagcttgttattttttatagttttatacaacaaaatgTAAGGCAATACAGAAAGAGATGCttcaaaaatcattataacgataaaatttaataaactttactattataataatttatggtgGCGGAAACCCgacatagttttaattttatcttatcaaaaatataataacaactgTATAAATACTTctgtataaagtaataatacgCGCTAGTTCAtacatatctattttaattggTTGGCCACAAAATACTCACACAACGAAACATGCCTGCAGTTGGATAAATGTAACAGGAGTTGGCCTATGATGGTCAAAACCTGGGTTTGCATCCACATGCTGTCTTTGGTGGTACTTTCGTCCACAAAGCAGTGAATCGCTGAGACAAGTTTCGCTTGTGCTGCTATTATTGTccttatgtttttaaatctctTTTGCCACTATgtctaaaatatatgtcacaAGAAGAATTCTATAGTTAGAATACCGTTGGGTTtgcctttttaaaaaaattgtatacccAAATATATACCCAAATTGTACAGCATAATGATTTAGTTCAGTTCACAATTTGCAAAAGATACGggctaataaatattatatacgtaatttattacgcctttttctattaaaatattataataacttttacaaCTAAATTTGCTATACGGAACAATCCACCACTTGGAACAGTGTATGTGATGTACTTATATGTTCTAAACATTGAATCTTAAGCCttaagttgtaataaaaatatagtccGGACAAAAAGTATAGACCATAATATAAGTATCTCAATTAATGTCTTTATACTTTGATGTATTATTAAGCATTCCAAAGATAAAGcgtttttaaaagtatgaaaaattttacatgaaatGTAGCTATgcacacaaatatatacattacactGCCTGTTGTATTAAATGGTTGTCGGCGTAGATAAACCACTCCCAGAAGCGTTATTGACGATGTAATTTTGGAaaaagactatatatatataatactatttgatatttacatattaaattattacgatttcttattattcctcttttatttctaaatatcgTAAAATGACAGTATGCATACACACATAGGACTTAATGTGACTTGTCCTGAGAATTAGCGTACACtggtaacataaaaattcctCTAATTCTACAACAACCACATCtacttaaagttttttttttattataagaccaCCAGAGAAAGAAGAGCAGTTATGATACAAAACAGTTTAAActaacttaaaataacttgGAAAATCGTTGTCATGTTTATTGAACCGAGAGTTTTCCTTTTCAGATTTGgagtttttttaagtttttataccCGACTTCAAAAAAGCAAGAGGTTCTCAATTCATCATTTTTTTGTGAACTGTGTTTGATCCAAAAACgtcttcatttttataaaattttattctttattatttttaagcaattttTCAAATCTGtatctttaataacaaaaaggtCGTAGGGTCTTTAATACGAATGGTCGTTtcgtatttgaatatttaagttttggaTTTTTCGGATCTTCcaaaaaacattaagtaattaatacctttttatatctcaaccttaaagaatattatggAAGAAAGAATAATGGCTAACTTTCTATGTTGTATTTAGTGGTAGGAAATTTCTTCGGAAaatggtaattttattaaaaacgataATTCCGACGTAATGATAATACTTCAAAGTGTAATTAGTAGAATCTACAAGTTGACatgaattgaaaaattttacaatcacCAACTCATTTAACTGTCACTTTGACTGACAGGTCATATCAAATgtaaagtagaaaaaaaaaatgtgctaTTTACATACACCTCAGATACCTAATACATAAAACAGTATTTCCATAGAGATTAAtaagaattgtattttataataacaaaatataaatctcaatGGATAAGGAAATAAAGCAATCCATATGGCTCATTCAGCGCATTGTTAGAATTTAAGAACcaaaaatgtgaaaattaattataaaagatctGTATTTTATTCCGCCTTTCTTTTGCTTGTTACTCAAAACATCGCATAATTATATCGAAGAAAGATATCCAACGGATTCAAATTGCCACTATTGAACATAGAAGTAatcattttaactatatatataaaaatttagtcCACTACACGTCAAAGTAGTGcatgaataagaaaaattttatagaagagaaataaataatgaaacaaatgaatgaatatcaaagtaatttatttgctAAGTAGTAGTTTGTTACATAAATGTTCCCTGTggtaaataagataataatgtatgtatattaaaaatatagttggtGTGACGACCActgaatttcattaatatatgaatgttaatTTCGTACATGTaatgttaacaatataatatttaaattttaagtcagTTTCAGACAAGGAACCGTGATAGCATTTTGAATTAGTGTTTAACGCTTCAAGATGCTTACTATAATTTGTGTCATTGTATTGTCTCTTTGTTTAATACATTTGGCATTCAATTACAATTACAAGGCAAGATTATTGAGAAAAATTCCGGGACCCGATGAGAGCTTTATCGTCGGAAATGCTCCTAAACTTTTCGTGTCGCCAGGTTGTGTACTTTTATTGATCATttatttagtgtttttttttcgtttgatACTTTTCGTTTGtgatatgtacatttttaaaatatcttttagtgGAACTGTTCGCAATGAGTCGACAGTGGAGTTCAACTTTCAAAGATATATACAGGTTCTATGCATTCCCTGTGGCTTCAGTTAACATATACAATCCAGAAGACGTAGAGGTAATGTATGTCCTTGTAAGTAAATGcccttaaatataaataataagaaacaagGTACCCAAATATGCACACAAAACTTCATTCTTGTTATAggtaaaaattgtaatactgTTAAAAAAACGTTTGTGAAAATTGAGGGGAGaaaatgatttcttttataacatatatctattaaaatgtattatatagccaaatatctattataaatgtctatgataaaaaatatttatccattgaatgctgatAACCTTCGCTTCTTGACAcacattatacaatattattttaattaaaaatatataagtacgaTTTACTTATAACAAAACGGAGTCAATCAAAGGTTATtagtaattacttaaaatgtaaCTTAGTAATTGTATTTTGATTGAACATTGACAGGAGCGTTACATGGCAATATTCATACAAACTATTCTCCCATTGGttcaaattcatttattaaggagttgccatatttaaaataaaacttttacaacatagatttataagttataaggtattataaattatacattaagcAATAATGAGcgtaaaaaagatattttttatgttatagttTATGCTGTTCAGTGATTTTAAAGAACTTGTTTTTGCAGATGTATTTCCTTATTTAAGAACAACCAAATCATGGCTcactttgtaaataatttaacattgattaaatatatgatgtaAAAAACTTGGAGAAAAGTGCAAGTTTAAATATCTCATTTGCTAAGGTCTCGTTTagcaaagaattttatttttgatacttTCCAGAAAAACACAGTAACCTTAGTTCCATGTAATGTTAAAACCAAGAAGTCCTTAAcgaaaataatagtataaaataaacacatataaaCTTAGTCGTTGAAAAAgcttatattgttaaaaaactatatttatatggtttCAGATTATAACTTCGAATATGAAATATCACGAGAAAAGccgtatttataaattttttgcgCCGTGGCTCAAGGAGGGATTGCTGACTAGtaatggtattttttataacttgaattttttatgattcttGACttggtatgtatatatgtatgagtGTAtgaatgtatgtgtgtatatatgtatgtataatatttaattttatttaaggtaCCAAATGGCAGCATCGAAGAAAAGTTTTAACTTCAGCATTCCACTTTGACgttctgaaaaaatattttgattctaTAGACGGAAATAGTCAAAGACTTGTTAGAGTCCTCCAACAAACTAACGGTCAATCTGTAGACGTTGTGCCAATATTATCAGAATATACactcaatattatttgtggTAAATGTTGTACTGAGTCAGTactatatacaaaacataaatatgttactAATATCGTACTTCTTTTAATTAGAGTCGGCAA
Protein-coding regions in this window:
- the LOC116778975 gene encoding uncharacterized protein LOC116778975, translated to MLLILLLCSIIFLIILLDWLHKDEGFEKIHGPKCVFILGNSLDILKDSVKIFYQFRKLAHNYKNCFKLKIFTKKILMVYNPQDVEILLSGKKHSSKGFLYNFLRPWLKDGLLLSDGIKWHSRRKILTPTFHFNILRHFNSVLLEKVQAFVERLNSEVGSSATEIFPLITEFSLNSICETAMGTALEDEKCDMGQKYKDSIHTLGTYVFSRSTKFWIYPDFIFNLSPLGMNQKKVLEVISQFRNNVIAKRKLDTNVRQIEDDDCDDEYFISKKQRLAMLDLLLQAEKEGHIDSDGISEEVDTFMFEGHDTVATGLQYIFMLLANHEDIQDKVFLECEEILSRNNGRPSINDMAQMKFLEACIKEALRLYPPVYFISRIGDEPIELSNGHTCPAGTDFNILIYELHRQADQFVEPYKFLPERFLKEPTWHPFSYLPFSAGPRNCIGQKFAMMEMKLLLSKVLTEYRLLPVTKPQDIIFYADILLRSNQVKVKIEKRKKRFKMLTIICVIVLSLCLIHLAFNYNYKARLLRKIPGPDESFIVGNAPKLFVSPVELFAMSRQWSSTFKDIYRFYAFPVASVNIYNPEDVEIITSNMKYHEKSRIYKFFAPWLKEGLLTSNGTKWQHRRKVLTSAFHFDVLKKYFDSIDGNSQRLVRVLQQTNGQSVDVVPILSEYTLNIICESAMGTALSDESSSEGKMYKNSIYQMGHTLFQRFINIYLHPDFIFNLSFLGRKQKQHLSVIHNFTKNVIKNRRKLLDIDNISETKVAQAAGNISNVFKKKKAAMLDLLLLAEKEDLIDGDGIQEEVDTFMFEGHDTTQAALTYCLMSLANEEFVQQKAYAEQECIFAGDNRPATLTDLSEMTYLECCIKESLRLYPPVPFISRKITEPTTLSNYTIPAGTTCHIHIFDLHRQESIYKNALKFDPDRFLKENSIGRHTYAYIPFSAGPRNCIGQKFAMMKMKSSLSAVLRNFKLVPVTSPDDLCFMSDIILRNHAPVYLKFIKRNRIC